One genomic segment of Mycolicibacterium chubuense NBB4 includes these proteins:
- a CDS encoding PE-PPE domain-containing protein, whose product MGSHRTKKRIRKQQVGLIGVTVVGALTFAPAAYAANGVTALLVGGQGSYAVLTEEQMATAFGGYFADYDQRISVPFPGDADFAVSIPEGATNLYNAVYTHEATSGTPLTIGGVSKGAPSVIEALRRLEADRENPTDGREPPAPDQMNVMIYGAPSRLYYAGVRYRPDLPVTPYDVVLVSAEYDGVADMPDNLFNVLAVLNAIQGADMLHVDAAFNTDFANDPMHYKVETNTDGGTVTTVVIPYTDPIVPLLHPMLEAGADPVQLAKLSAVLKPLIDAGYTRNKPAEKKKWTDGVINIPLPAAATSGAETTSTGTSGVSTLTVTKPAEKVAPVERVTPVEKVAPVEKVADTETEAGAKKKTTMRRTEESGDRSTGPVARTVKRWGERLTSRLDRDGGKPGVRAGAAAGGSGSGSDSSGSSSSGD is encoded by the coding sequence GTGGGGAGTCATCGCACGAAGAAGCGCATCCGTAAGCAGCAGGTCGGGCTCATCGGAGTCACCGTTGTCGGTGCGCTGACATTTGCTCCAGCGGCGTACGCCGCCAACGGGGTCACCGCTTTGCTCGTCGGCGGGCAGGGGTCGTATGCCGTGCTGACCGAGGAGCAGATGGCGACGGCATTCGGTGGGTACTTCGCCGATTACGATCAGCGGATCAGTGTGCCCTTTCCCGGGGACGCAGATTTCGCGGTGTCCATTCCCGAGGGGGCGACCAACCTCTACAACGCGGTCTACACACACGAGGCGACCTCGGGCACGCCGCTGACGATCGGCGGAGTGTCCAAGGGCGCGCCGTCGGTGATCGAAGCGCTGAGGCGCTTGGAGGCTGATCGGGAGAATCCCACCGACGGGAGAGAGCCGCCGGCCCCCGACCAGATGAACGTGATGATCTACGGCGCGCCCAGTCGCCTCTACTACGCCGGGGTGCGGTATCGCCCGGACCTTCCGGTCACGCCCTATGACGTGGTGCTGGTGTCGGCGGAATACGACGGTGTGGCGGACATGCCCGACAACTTGTTCAACGTTCTCGCCGTGCTCAACGCCATCCAGGGTGCCGACATGCTCCACGTCGACGCGGCGTTCAACACCGACTTCGCCAACGATCCCATGCACTACAAGGTGGAGACGAATACGGACGGCGGAACCGTGACCACGGTCGTCATTCCCTACACCGATCCCATTGTCCCGCTTCTGCATCCGATGCTGGAGGCCGGCGCGGATCCGGTGCAGCTCGCCAAGCTCAGCGCTGTCCTCAAGCCGCTCATCGACGCGGGATACACGCGCAACAAGCCTGCCGAGAAGAAGAAGTGGACCGACGGCGTGATCAACATTCCGCTGCCCGCAGCGGCAACGAGCGGTGCCGAGACCACCTCGACCGGCACTAGCGGTGTCTCGACCCTGACGGTCACGAAGCCGGCCGAGAAGGTGGCGCCCGTCGAGAGGGTGACGCCCGTCGAGAAGGTGGCGCCCGTCGAGAAGGTTGCAGACACGGAGACCGAGGCGGGAGCCAAGAAGAAGACGACGATGCGGAGGACCGAGGAGTCAGGCGACCGGAGCACCGGCCCTGTCGCTCGCACCGTGAAGCGGTGGGGTGAGCGACTCACCAGCCGCCTCGACCGTGACGGCGGCAAGCCGGGCGTGCGCGCGGGCGCTGCCGCCGGCGGCTCCGGCTCCGGCTCGGATTCTTCCGGCTCCTCGAGTTCAGGCGACTGA
- a CDS encoding beta-propeller fold lactonase family protein, translating to MTIFAGTMQGTFHKWGALSMGAHRASQVTGTSSTHRGRHRARKHHKIEPHAWLGAGAVTLGLGAAMAGGVASAHADTTSGASTQSAVSSSTGGRASSGGPNAVVSNSSSSSATGRRNGRHTPPTSTVPTDGGDTSASPASRNGRIPLPPNITHRPATISSARATSSGYSSDDPSDSDPALPSRHKLENRRTAEASTTLSENATSPRTVRRISGSSSRSQSFATTPFDAVGTGIHRAPPTTTTHHTRTISLPELNAAGFSPANVPIASAAVAPASSAAVHPIERVVSDFLAMSGFALTSPGSAPAAPVGSNPIAMLLFAAFRPSEKLRSPGSTPQTSATASQVATATSSTAASTTGPTVVATIGVGAAPVGVAVSPDGKRLYVTNDVSSGTVSVIDPASGTLVGNPISVGAYPTGLAVSPDGKRVYVANANGGTVSVLDTLSGTTVGAPIPVTDPYGVAVSPDGTRVYVTNGGSGTVTVLNAASLTAVGAPITVGSRADNLALSPDGKRLYVVSGTSSGTVSVIDTASGMLVGAPIAVGSVPTHVAVSPDGTRAYVVNTYDGTVTEIDTVSGTTVGAPIAVGGYPLGLSVSPDGTQVYVANYGSNVLSVIDTVSGTTTAPIQVGSGPENVVFSPDGTRAYVTNAGSNTVSMIDTGGTGGGTGGTDVAHLPLNIYDGAHGEVPEIDVSVGGKAAIPVTVDTGSRGLVVPKQDVPAAAFWRASLNPANHVSGAYGDDGGAHYIGVLVPTAVTLGDEATGQVVTGQTQVVAVTAVYTLKDTWWSQNFPAFFQKQKKYYTSLHAFYVLTAGPSQGILGIGPDAYGGGPVVTAELPGTLGDGEFISVNGDSSYIAFGNAADLGVGGASTAGAPITAKDSPVFVQIGDGPLQNATAIFDSGGLSGYIASSLVPDSVHLDGGYLPDGTLVSVYNTQGDLLYHYTTGPKEPLSVVSNAVNDTQMNTGIMPFEAATDGNLVGLYIGNSPAGGTIVTPTPVVPKY from the coding sequence ATGACTATCTTCGCTGGAACCATGCAGGGTACTTTTCACAAATGGGGGGCATTGTCTATGGGTGCACATCGCGCATCTCAGGTCACCGGGACCAGCAGTACCCATAGAGGCCGCCACCGTGCGCGCAAGCACCACAAGATCGAGCCTCACGCATGGCTGGGCGCCGGCGCCGTCACCCTCGGACTAGGCGCGGCGATGGCTGGCGGTGTCGCATCGGCGCATGCCGACACCACTTCGGGAGCCTCGACCCAATCCGCGGTCTCTTCGTCGACAGGCGGCAGGGCAAGCAGTGGCGGCCCGAACGCCGTAGTGTCGAACTCGTCCTCATCGTCGGCGACTGGCAGAAGAAACGGCAGGCATACTCCACCGACCAGCACAGTCCCTACTGACGGCGGTGACACATCAGCGAGCCCAGCAAGCCGTAATGGCCGAATCCCATTGCCTCCGAACATAACTCACAGGCCAGCCACTATCAGTTCGGCGAGGGCGACAAGTTCCGGATACTCCTCGGATGACCCAAGCGATAGCGATCCGGCGCTTCCGTCGCGTCACAAACTGGAGAACAGGAGAACTGCCGAAGCATCGACGACGTTGAGCGAAAACGCCACTAGCCCAAGAACGGTGCGTCGCATTTCCGGCAGCTCATCACGGTCCCAAAGCTTCGCAACAACGCCTTTCGACGCGGTGGGCACGGGTATTCACAGGGCCCCTCCAACCACAACTACGCATCACACCAGGACCATCAGCCTGCCCGAACTGAACGCGGCCGGATTTAGTCCAGCCAACGTTCCGATCGCGTCCGCCGCCGTAGCGCCCGCCTCCTCGGCAGCGGTTCATCCCATCGAGCGCGTGGTGTCCGACTTCTTGGCTATGAGTGGGTTTGCACTGACATCGCCGGGAAGCGCACCTGCCGCTCCGGTTGGCTCAAATCCGATAGCAATGCTGCTATTTGCCGCATTTCGGCCAAGTGAGAAACTGAGGAGTCCCGGCTCGACACCTCAGACAAGCGCAACTGCGAGTCAGGTTGCTACCGCGACGAGCTCTACTGCAGCGTCGACGACCGGTCCCACCGTCGTCGCCACGATCGGCGTCGGCGCAGCTCCGGTTGGGGTCGCGGTGAGTCCGGACGGCAAGCGCCTTTATGTCACCAACGACGTGTCAAGCGGCACGGTCTCGGTGATTGACCCGGCGTCGGGAACGCTCGTCGGCAACCCGATTTCCGTCGGCGCATACCCAACTGGACTAGCGGTGAGTCCGGACGGCAAGCGGGTTTATGTCGCAAACGCGAATGGCGGTACGGTTTCGGTGCTCGACACCCTTTCGGGGACGACGGTCGGCGCACCAATCCCCGTGACGGATCCCTACGGTGTTGCGGTCAGTCCGGATGGCACGCGGGTCTACGTCACCAACGGTGGATCCGGCACAGTGACGGTCTTAAATGCGGCATCGCTGACCGCAGTCGGCGCTCCCATTACCGTGGGGTCTCGCGCGGATAACCTGGCACTGAGCCCGGACGGTAAACGTCTTTACGTCGTAAGCGGTACGTCAAGCGGCACGGTCTCGGTGATCGACACTGCGTCCGGAATGCTAGTCGGCGCTCCGATTGCAGTCGGTTCAGTCCCCACTCACGTGGCAGTCAGCCCGGATGGCACACGTGCCTACGTCGTCAACACCTACGACGGCACGGTGACGGAGATCGACACTGTGTCGGGGACGACTGTCGGCGCACCAATCGCCGTGGGCGGATACCCCCTCGGTTTGTCGGTCAGTCCAGACGGCACCCAGGTTTACGTCGCCAATTACGGGTCGAACGTGTTGTCGGTCATCGATACGGTATCGGGGACTACCACCGCTCCGATCCAAGTGGGCTCAGGTCCGGAAAACGTCGTTTTCAGTCCCGATGGAACACGCGCATATGTCACCAATGCGGGTAGCAATACGGTTTCAATGATCGATACCGGAGGTACGGGCGGCGGCACCGGCGGCACCGATGTCGCCCATCTTCCGCTGAATATCTACGACGGCGCTCACGGCGAAGTACCGGAAATCGACGTGTCTGTGGGCGGGAAAGCGGCCATACCGGTCACAGTGGACACCGGGTCTCGCGGCCTGGTTGTGCCCAAACAAGACGTTCCGGCAGCAGCTTTCTGGCGAGCGAGTCTCAATCCCGCAAACCATGTCAGCGGTGCTTATGGAGATGACGGAGGCGCACACTACATCGGCGTATTAGTACCGACCGCAGTCACTCTAGGGGATGAGGCCACCGGACAGGTCGTGACCGGGCAGACCCAGGTCGTCGCCGTCACCGCCGTGTACACGTTGAAAGACACATGGTGGAGTCAGAATTTTCCGGCCTTCTTCCAGAAACAGAAGAAGTACTACACGTCCCTGCACGCGTTCTATGTCCTCACAGCTGGTCCCTCGCAAGGAATCCTGGGGATCGGTCCCGACGCATACGGCGGTGGGCCCGTGGTCACGGCGGAATTGCCCGGCACCCTCGGCGACGGCGAGTTCATCAGCGTTAACGGTGACAGCAGCTATATCGCCTTCGGCAATGCCGCCGATTTGGGCGTCGGGGGCGCTTCGACTGCTGGAGCTCCGATTACTGCCAAAGACAGCCCTGTATTTGTACAAATCGGAGATGGCCCTCTGCAGAACGCTACGGCGATATTCGATTCCGGTGGCTTGAGCGGCTACATCGCGTCGTCGCTCGTCCCGGATTCCGTCCATTTGGATGGGGGTTATCTGCCCGACGGGACACTCGTCTCCGTGTACAACACCCAGGGTGACCTGCTGTATCACTACACCACTGGACCGAAAGAGCCCCTATCGGTTGTTTCGAACGCAGTCAACGACACCCAGATGAACACCGGCATCATGCCCTTCGAAGCGGCCACCGACGGGAACCTTGTTGGGTTGTACATCGGTAACAGCCCCGCTGGCGGAACGATCGTCACACCAACGCCCGTGGTCCCGAAGTATTAA
- a CDS encoding ANTAR domain-containing response regulator: protein MADTPASPTDSPDTGVTPRRVLVAEDEALIRMDLAEMLREEGYEIVGEAGDGQEAVDLAESLRPDLVIMDVKMPRRDGIDAAAEIASKRIAPIVILTAFSQRELVERARDAGAMAYLVKPFNITDLIPAIEVAVSRFGEIAELEKEVANLSDRLETRKLVERAKGLLQSKQGMSEPEAFKWIQRAAMDRRTTMKRVAEVILETLDPPAEEPDAAGK from the coding sequence ATGGCAGACACTCCCGCGTCACCGACCGACTCACCCGACACCGGGGTCACGCCGCGCCGGGTTCTCGTCGCCGAGGACGAAGCACTCATCCGGATGGACCTCGCCGAGATGCTGCGCGAGGAGGGATACGAGATCGTCGGCGAGGCGGGCGACGGGCAGGAGGCCGTCGACCTCGCCGAGTCCCTGCGCCCCGATCTGGTGATCATGGACGTCAAGATGCCGCGCCGCGACGGCATCGACGCCGCGGCGGAGATCGCCAGCAAGCGGATCGCTCCGATCGTCATCCTCACCGCGTTCAGCCAGCGCGAACTCGTCGAACGAGCCCGCGATGCCGGCGCGATGGCCTACCTCGTCAAGCCGTTCAACATCACCGACCTCATCCCCGCGATCGAGGTCGCGGTCAGCCGGTTCGGTGAGATCGCCGAGCTGGAGAAAGAGGTCGCCAACCTGTCCGACCGGCTCGAGACCCGCAAGCTCGTCGAGCGCGCCAAGGGTTTGCTGCAGTCCAAGCAGGGGATGTCCGAACCGGAGGCTTTCAAGTGGATCCAGCGCGCCGCGATGGACCGGCGGACCACGATGAAGCGGGTCGCCGAGGTCATCCTCGAGACCCTGGACCCCCCGGCCGAGGAACCCGACGCAGCCGGGAAATAG